The nucleotide sequence GTAGAAGGAAATTTTCTCAGGTAATTACATTAGTAGACACTATAGATAACTGGACAAAAGAATAGGAATCAAATGTCAATTTATTACCAAAATCCTCGGCGTGGATGCTATATATTGAGAATTTGACATGTTTTGTCGTTTCATCCAGTAAATTTTGTCGTTTAGTTCAATAATAATTTTAGCTATTTGgtgaaaggaaagggaaaagaagagagaaggtaATACTGTCTATATATATTTACTGTTGGGCGCCCTGGAGGGTCCATTATATTAATTGCCTCATACCCTTTTTCTTCCTATGTTGAACATCCCTACTTCATGTAACTGTTTCTGCATTGCATGTGAGAGCTTATCTGTTGTTTGAAAGTTGAAGCCGACTTCCTTTCTCATCAGATCATATCAACTTTTGAATGCTCCTGTCATTAAAACTTTGACCAAATCTTCTGATCAAATCCATTaaatagataattttttttgtcatattaTATTTCCCTAAAAgatgagtcttttttttttaatggactTAAACACATCACTTCATTCCATAATAACAAAACACATGGATTAGATCAAGATTTTTGACTTCTCTTTCATTAAAAAACACTTATCTCCCTCAAATCTAAGAGTATTCGCATTATTGTGCACCAAACAAATATGTCTCGTTAGAACACACTAGCGAAATCGGTGTTGTGAAAAATTCAATATAGATGGATAAGAAGAATAAGATTTCATCTTCATGGAAAATGATGTGGTGAAGAAACATTGTGTATTCTTTGTTGTACAAAACAGAGCGTGGTCTCCTCCTCGGATCTATACTGCAAGAGAAATTTTGGTTGAGATAAACTTTAGAGAGAGAGCGGATGCAGCTAGGGTTTAatttctactctttttttttttaatcttgcaCAATCATATACTAAACGATGAGTCTCTTTTTTTTGGAAACTATATATTTCGTGTTATATGTTGGCATTGCACTTCTGTAATTGATTTCTTTTGACATAAGAGTTGATGATAGTTAATTATTTTCACtttgaaaataaaatccatGGAACTAGTTAAATTCAAACATAAAGCTAATCTTGAGGATTTTAGTGATCATATAATTGGCTTGGAACAAAATTTAACTTCTCATatttcactttttctctctcccgaaTAATTATGGAGCTAGGTTGATTTAGATTAACACCTTAATTCATGTACCATCTCGAAATTACTGCTTTTTTcgtatgtttgtttttcatgcatttcttgtttttcgaaaaagaaaaaaaaaacactctaaaaacacatttggttgtacattttagaaaacacggaaaatataaaattagtgaaaacggaaaggaaaaaaaacattttctaaaaaatagaaaatatgagAATTAGATATATGATATCTAAGGATTTGGTTTGCCATTGCTAATGAAGAACTGTCCTAGAATTGGACTGTTGAGAGTGACGTATCATTATTTGCTAACATCAGTTCTATCAATTTCATTCACACATGAATTATTATCACTAGATCATAAGAGAGACTTATAATCATTCTAAATATCCCGTATAATTCGGCTTTAATTGCATTGAAAAACTAAATGAAAAATCTGTGGTAGGGCAAGCAAaccttaaaaattattttatcccGTCAAATAATAAAATCAGCGCCCTTTGTCTTATAATTGAGTTTAGAGGAAGAAGTACAAAACTTATTCagtcaataataataaaactaatattttaaaattcaaaaaaaaaacaccgatATTTTCAAGTATGAACCTCACTAACTTCTCCATTTCTATCTTTCTGCTAGCTttaacactaataaacaaaatcaaggtCTCCGCTATTCGACATGAACGCACACAATTTTATATGGATTACGTGCATCATCTCAACATTTAGGATAGCTGTGATAGGAAACACTGGGATCAATCATGATCTTTAGTATTTTCATATAGATTAATAGGGTAAAATTATCAAGTGAATGTGGTAATGAATATCACTTATAACCTATATTTTCTCATCTAGTTCCTTCGGTTATGCACTTCAAGATCTCTGAATTATCATCAACTAATCAAATctcaaatctatatatatataactatatatgatcaatatatatatgtgggtaACAATTGGGGGATGTGGAATATTAGTCTCTTacatttgttgttttcttcttcatgGCTTGTTTGTTGTTGTGCATCCACACTTTAAAACACTGCCTTTTAACATCCACTTGACAACAAAACTCTTGCACTTGTTGTTCATCTCGTCTCTGAATCTTCCAACCCAATTTATCAGCAAATTCAGCCATCTTGTCCTTCTGTTCTTGACTAAACTTGGTCCTAAATCTCTTCCTATTCGGCTGCAGCATCGTCGTCTGCCCTCCCAATTGATACATATTCAGATCTTCACTAGACGACTCCGCCGCCCCTCCACCCCCGAACGCCATCATCACCGGCGCAGTAGGCCGCCTATGATGATGCAATTGATGATGAGATGCAAAATTAGGTAATTGGGGAGGAGGAGCAGCTATGGTAGTAGTACTGTCTCTTTGGCCGTTGTGGTAAGGGAAGTAAGAATT is from Tripterygium wilfordii isolate XIE 37 chromosome 14, ASM1340144v1, whole genome shotgun sequence and encodes:
- the LOC120014587 gene encoding zinc-finger homeodomain protein 6-like, whose product is MEFGGGGEDKKIRRPISLGYNGEGTSTHHHQTINQPQPPQDLSSPRLIVVTAAPIATGSIVRSPTESTSTVRYRECQKNHAASMGAHVVDGCGEFMPSGEEDTTESLKCAACECHRNFHRKEINGESSSTQYLTTNSYFPYHNGQRDSTTTIAAPPPQLPNFASHHQLHHHRRPTAPVMMAFGGGGAAESSSEDLNMYQLGGQTTMLQPNRKRFRTKFSQEQKDKMAEFADKLGWKIQRRDEQQVQEFCCQVDVKRQCFKVWMHNNKQAMKKKTTNVRD